The Desulfobulbus propionicus DSM 2032 DNA segment TGACGCGTTCTTACAGCTCTGCGAGGCAATCTTTCCACCTCAATTGTGCGTATTCCGGAGTAAGCCGGCCACTGATTCCGTTTCAAGTCGGCCGGGTATTCCGGTTGAAAGCGGCCACTGATTCCGGTCGACAGGCCACCTCATTGAGGGGGTAGTGGCCCACTGTCGTGCGAGTTCGAGTCTCGCCTTCGCACCATCCTAACATCCGAGTAAGTCCAAGGATGTCTTGAAAGCCCAGTAAACACTGGGCTTTTTCTTTTTCCGTTGTCCGAGACTGTCCGCCTTGCTACGCTAAAATCTAAAGCCTTGGGGATACTTTTGGGAATATACCCCCGTGCCCCAATCTAGCGTATCCGCAAAAAACGGAGCCAGCCTTCATACCTGAGCCGATTGTCCCGTTATCTGCTCTTGCTAACCGTCGATCATGGCTTGATGGGCCTACATGCCGGATTATTTTCAAGGAGGAGTTTTTTTGTTGACTCGTTATATTTTTAAAAATATAACAAATGCCATTGCATCCCAATCAACCGACTCGAGGGGGATCCGCTCGTGACTTCTCGCTTATCCGTGCAGGATTTGCGTTAACGCGACTACGTTGAAGGCGGTTCCGCTTGCGGCTCCAAGCCATGACATTCAGGAGATTAACCATGAGATTTAATGCGGTGCACGGGGCCATTCTTGCTCTCTGCTGGACATGCATTGCTGCCTTGCCGGTATGTGCCACGGGTGGACAAGGACCAGAACACGTGGTCATCCAATCGACGATTGACAAGGAAAAGGTGGCAAAGCCAGCCTACCTACCGCACCACAACCACCAATGGCTGGAATGCGATGGCTGCCATCACAGCAAAGGACCGGGCGGTAAAATGGAGGACTATGTGGCTGGGCAAAAAATTAAACAATGTGAAACCTGCCACAATAGCAAGGCAGTCATGCCAGAACCAATAGCGACGCTTAAACGGGCCAGCCACAGGCTCTGCATGGAATGCCACCTCCAGCAGGACAAAGATCTCGCCAGGTGTGGTGTCTGTCATACCAACAAATAACCGCTTCTCGTGATGAGAAAATTGTGCGAATAGGAGCCACCATGGATTCTGAAAACGAAAAGAGACTGAAAGGAGTTTCCCGACGGCAATGGCTGCTTGGGACCGGGGCGTTGGCAACAACCGCTGCCCTGGCGCATCTGGGTGGGGTGTTGCAACCGGCCCGTGCCATGGGCGGCAACACCGAAAAATGGCCGTGGCCCTATGAAAAGCTCGATCCGATGGCCACCGCTGAACTTGCGTATAAAGAATGGTACCGAGTGTATTGCGGTTGCGCGGTTATCAGTAGCGTCTTCACCCAGCTACGAGAAAAGGTCGGCGAACCCTACGTTTCCTTTCCCATCGATGCCTTTGTCTTTCTTGAGGGTGGCGTGGCCAGTTGGGGCACGATCTGCGGCTCAAATGCTGGCGCGAACATCGTCGCCAACCTGATCATCGGCCCGCGAATTGCCGGTGCTGATGAGGGGCACCTGATCGGAACGGATATCATGCAGTGGTATTGCGAGACAGCTCTTCCTGTTTTTAAACCGAAAGAGCCTGCCTTCAAGGGCAACATTCCGCAGACCATCAGCGAATCGCCACTCTGTCATGTCTCGGTCGGTAAGTGGATGGCGGTTGCCGACAAAACGGTCGGCAGCCCAGAGCGCAAAGACCGTTGTGCGCGGGTGACGGCCAGCGTGGCCTATCACCTGGTGGAGCTGCTCAACGACTGGAAGGACGGCAAATACGAGGAAGAGGGGGACTGGGCCCCGATCTCCGATCACGGCATCAATGCCCAACCCAATTGCATGGAGTGCCACGGCGGCGGCGTACCCGAGGCCCCAAGGAAGAAAGGCTGACAACCTGTTTACCGCGCCCCCTTTCCCCCCAGGCCGCGTACTTCGCGGAGAACGGAGGGGCAGGAAGGGCGCGAACGTGCACCCTCCTGATGCAGTCTTCGGCGATGTGATTCCGGCAAAAGGCTGGCGCGGAGAACCGGGACTCTATTGCCACCATCATGACCACCCTTGAGCCGGCGGGATCTCCAGCCATGGAGACAAGGCCCGACGGCTACAGCAACTTGCGGAAGGCAGATGCCTTGATCACCGCCACCACCTCTTTTCCTGTTTCCAACGCCAACTCGCGCATCGATTCCGGAACGATCTGCACGGTCATGGTCTGGGAGCCGCACTGCAGTTCCACTCGCACCCGGTTGCCGACGGTGAACAGCTTGCGCACGGTACAGGGGAGCAGGTTGCGGGCACTGGTGGCTTCGGGATGGCGTTTGAAGAGCAGAATCTCCCGGGCATCGAGTTCAAAGACATTCTCCTCGTTTTCGCCTTGTTCGGTGAGCACCAGGCGCACATCTCCCCACTGATAGGCCCAGAGATCGCCCTGCGGCTGCGGTCGGCCCAACCGCAGCAGGTTGACATAGCCCTGGCGGGAGGCCGCCCAGGCGGACTGCGCCAGTTCCTCGGTGGCCATCTGCCGCTTGACCTCTCCCTGTTCCACCACCAGCACCTGCTCGGTCATCAGCCGCATCTCCAACAGGGAATGGCTGATGAACAGCAGGGGAATGTCGAAGCGGGAAAACACCGAGTTGAGGTAGGGCATGATCTGAAACTTCAGTTCCTCATCCAGGCCGGTGAGTGGTTCATCCATGAGAATCAAGCGGGGGCAGGAGAGGATGGTGCGGCCCAGGGCCACCCGTTGGCGTTCGCCGCCGGAGAGCAGATTGACGCCCCGGTCCAGCAGGTGCGCCAGATGGAGGACCTCGATGATCGCCTCCGGCTCAACATGCCGCTCGGCCTCCGGCGTGCGCCGCCAGCCGTAGAGCAGGTTGCGGCGCACGCTCATGTGCGGAAAGAGATGGGCATGCTGAAAGACGACACCGATGCGGCGCTGTTCCGGTGGCAGGTTGATGCCGCGAGCACTGTCAAACAGCACTGTTTCATCCAGGTGGATGGAACCGCTGTCCGGCTTGAGCAGTCCGGCCAGCAGGTGCATTAGCGTAGATTTACCACTGCCCGAGGGTCCAAACAGGCCGATACGTTGACCGGAGAGGCTGAATTCGGCGGTGAATTGAAAGGTGCCCTGTTGCTTGCGGAGGGAAACGTCCAGGTGCATGCTATTTTTTGTCCAGCGATTTACTGGCCGCGCCACTGGCCAACAAGACGATAAAGGAAAGGATGATCGACACCATGCAGAGCGACAGCGCCATGCGGTCACCCCCCGGGGTGCTGGTGTATTCGTAGATGGCCAGCGGTATGGTCTGGGTGACCCCGGGAATGTTGCCGGCCAGGATGATGGTGGCCCCGAACTCGCCCAGGCTGCGGGCGAACATCAGGGTCATGCCGGCAAAGACCGCCCGTCCGGAAAGCGGCAGGGTCACGGTGAAAAAGGCGTCCCAGCCGCTGGCGCCCAGGGTGCGGGCTGCCCGGTGATAGGCGGGATCAACCAATTCCATGCCCAGGCGGATCGAGCGGACCAAGAGGGGGAAACCGACCACGGCCGAGGCAATAATAGCCCCGGTAAGGGTGAAGATAATCTGGATGTTGTACTCCATGAGCCATGAGCCGATCCAGCCCCGGCGGCCAAAGAGCACCAACAATAGGTAGCCGATCACCACCGGGGGCAGCACCAGCGGCAGGTTGACGATACCCTCGATGATGGCCTTGCCCGGAATGCGGGTGTGGACGAGCAGATAGGCGACACCGATGCCCAGCGGCGTGGAGAGCAAGGTGGCCGTGCAGGCCACCTTGAAGGAAAGCAGGATCGCGTCGAGATCCGAGGGTTGCAGAAACATGCGATGTAGCCCGACAGCACAAGCCCGATTATTTCGGGGCGCTGAAGCCGTAGTGCAAAAAGACCTTCAGTCCCTCCGGACCGATGAGGAAGGTGTAGAAGGCCTTGGCCTCGGCCTTCTTGGCACCATCCGCGGTCAGGGCAATCGGGTAGGTCACCCTTTCATAGAGATCCTGGGGAACCTCGAACAGGATCACCGCCTTTTCGGCCATCAGGGCATCGGTCTTGTAGACAAAGGCGCCATCGGTTTCGCCCCGGTCGGCATAGGTCAGCGATTGACGCACGTCCTTGGCCATGACCAGCTTCTGTGCCTCTTCCAGTTGTTTGTAGATGGCGGCCTTTTCCATGGCCTGAGCCGCATACTCGCCGGCGGGCACGCTTTTCGGGCTGCCGATGGCGATCTGCTTCAAGGTGACGATATCCGCCAACGTGGTCACGGCTGGATTCTTCATGCCGACAAAGACCAGGGTGTTGGCGGCCAAAATTTTCTCGCTGGCCGGATCGATCTTTTTTTCGTCGCGGAGATAGGTCATCCACTTCTGGTTGGCCGAGATGAAGATATCCGCCGGCGCGCCCTCGACGATCTGTTTGGCCAGGGTGCCGGAGGGCCCATAATTAGGCACGATCTGGGCGTGCTTGCCCGAGGCGCCGAATTGGGCGGCCAGTTCCTTCATGGCGTCGGTCATGGAGGCCGGAACCGAGATGCGGATCTCCTCGGCAGCCTGGAGGAGGGAGGCGCTCAACAGGCAGGTAAAGATGGTGGCGACGATGGCTTGTAGTGATTTCATTGTGTTCTCCTCAGCAAAGGTACAAATGCCCGAACGATCTCGGGTGGTTTCGTTCTTTTTGCAGCCTCGGTGCGTTAGGCAACAGCCAGCAACACATCCGAGGCCTTGATCACCGCCGCGACCGGCATCCCCTCTTTCAGACCCAAGCGTTTGACGCTCTCCGAGGTCAGGATCGAGGTGACCGTGTTGCCGCCGGCGAGATCGATGATCACCTCGTCGTTGACCACGCCGGGCACGATGCGATTCACCGTGCCTTCCAGGATATTGCGGGCGGAGATCTTGTTGCGGTCGACCTCCAACGCCAGCATCACAGAGGGTGCCTTGACGATGGCCAGCACTTCGGAACCGATTTCGAGTCCCAATCGCTGTACCGAGTTATCCGTAATCACCGAGACAATGGTATCCTGCTCCTTGAGGGCCACGGTGACCACGCTGTTCACTGCCCCTTTTTCGATCTTGGCGACGTTGCCCAGCCAGACATTGCGGGCACTGATCTTCATTTCTATTCTCCTGAGTGTTTTCAAGGTGTTGAATGCCTCGTCCGGCGAGAAATAAAAAAAATTAAGAAAGCTGGTGAATTCCCGCTGCAGGGTTCGCGCCCGTTGCAGAAAGGCGTGGCCGGCTTCGGTCAGCACCGTCCCGCCCCCGCCACTGCCGCCCACCTGGCGCCTGAGCAGTGGTTCCGAGCTGAGGTTGTTGAGATTTTCAATCTTCTCCCAGGCGGCCTTGTAGCTTATACCCACGGTTTTGGCCGCCTGGTTGATCGAGCCGCAGCGGTCGATTTCCTCCAGCAGGGGCACCGTTGGGTTTTTTTTGTTCGATGAACCGAGGATATGCTGGAGAAAAAGCGAATCTGATGCCGGTGAAACTGGCTGTGTTGTCATACGAGTGCACCTTTTTCGTTATTCGATATGGAATAACGAAATACGCTATTCCACCCTGTTTGTAAAGTATCGATCATGCAATAACGAAATCTTTGCTCGTGACCGGCGCGATGCAACACCGATTTCTCGGAAAAAAGACGATGCCGATTTTTTCAGATATGACCGGTGTGGATGGCGATCACGTGCAAGGATATGCCCGGCCGTCCCGACGCGGCAGGCACCACCTCGGGCTCACCCTGTGTGAGCCGCCCATCGCTGCGCCGGTCACGGCTTCATTGTGCCAGGCGGGAGACAATCAGCAGGCGTAGATCCTCGGTCGGGGTGAAGTTGGTCTTTTCCACCACAAAGGTGGTCGGACCGGTTTTGCGGATGCCGTCCATGCACAGGGACAGGATGTTGTCCGGTGACCCTTTGTCGATGGTCAGGCGAAAGGTGCCGATGGGTCCATGCCAGGTATTGGCCGTGGTCAGCACATAGTCCAGGAAGAGGGCCGTGCCGGTGCCGGCCAGCTCGCCGGCCGAGGCATGGTGCAGCCGCTTGACCAGGCCTTTGCGGGTGGTGTCGTCGATGCAGTAGGTCTGGATCAGTTCCCGTTGGTAGGGGTCGAGATCCCGTTCCTGCTTGGGCCAGCTAAAAATGCCCCCCGGCGGGGCGGGCGCGTAGCGATGGTCAATGGTTATCTCCCGGCCGGCGGGAAAGACCTGAGGCCAGTGATAGCGAACGATGATGGACCAGGCGGGGCGGGGCGGCTCACCGTCAAAAAAATCGGCCAACTTCCCGGCGCGCAACCGATCCTTGGACGGCTGCGGCAGACGTGCGATCATGGCCGCCACCTCGGTGACATTGAGCGACAGCGGTATGCCCAGTTCCTTGAGCACGGCGGTGACATCCTCGCCGGGCGTATCGTAGCCGGCCGAAAGCGGGCGCTGTGCCTCGAAATGCGGTTCCCGGACAGCGATGCGGTCGCTTTGGACAGGGATTCGTTGTCCGTTGACCGAGGCAATGAAATCGACCACATTCTCCCGGGCCAGCTGCTGCTCGGAGAGGGCGAAGCCGGAGTCGGTCAGGGCGGCCAAGGAGATCGGCGGCAGGGGGAAAATAACCTCCCCCTGAACGTCCATGGCCCCCTCGTTGCGGAACACGGATCGCACGCGCACCTGGCCGGGGCTAAGAAAGAGATCCTCGGCAAGCATGCGGACGCTCGCGTTCTTGTGGAAATGCAGGCCAGTGGCGCTCAAGCCACCGAAGCCGTCGTTGGCGCGGCAGATGGCTGGTGCGAGCAGCAGGCAGCAGAGCAGGAGTCGGATCAGGTGTTTCATGAGCGACCTCGTCAGGGGGAAGGGGGGGGCAGGACCCGCATCCGCGCGTCCAAGGCAAGGAGGGCGCCGGTGGGGAGAATGCGGACCGGGTTGACATCCAGTTCAGCGATCCGCGGGCAATCAACGAGCAAGCGGGCGACATTGCCGACCGCCTGGATGAACGGCTCGGGATCGATGGGTGGTTGCCCGCGCATCCCGGCCAGAATCCGTCCGGCCTTGAGCCGTTCCAGCTTGGCCCGGATTTCCGCCGTCGAGGTGGGGCACAAGACCCGCTCCACATCCTGGAAAAGCTCGACGAGAATGCCGCCGGACCCGAACAGGACCACGGGACCAAAGGAAGGATCGCGCAGGCCGCCGATAAAAAAATCAAGCCCCGCCGGAGCCATGGCCATGACCCGCACCCCCGCGAGTTCCGCCCCGGGGCAATGGCGGGCCAGATTGTCCTTGATGCGTGTGAATCCCCGCCGCGCCTCCTCGGGGGAACCGATCCCGACCAGGACGCCGCCGACCTCGGTTTTGTGGATCGCGGCCGGGGACACCACCTTGAGCACCACCGGACAGCCGATCCGCTCCGCCAAGGCCTCCGCCTCCTCGGCGGTCCGGGCGACCAACGCGGGCGGACTGGGCACGTCGTACAGGCCAAGCAGCTCCAGTCCCTCCTCGCCGACAAGACCGGCCCGTGCATTCAGCCACACACGGGCTTCCTCGGCGCGAGGCCAGGGGGGCGGGGTGTCGCTCTGCAAGGGCCCCGCCGCCTTGTGGACATGAAAATCCATCTGGCGGCGCAGGGCGCGAATGGCCTCCTCCGGGCCGTCGAACACCGGCAACGGCGCCCGAGCCTTGAGCGCGGCGATGACCGGTGCGTCGCCGTAGAGCACCAGGGCCAAGGGCTTGTCGGCAGAGCGCATGGCGCCGGCCAGTTCCAGGCTGATGTCGGTGGTGAACATGGCGGTGAACACATCGCTGCCGCCGGCAGGCATCCGTGGCCACTGACTGGCATAGATCGCCCCATCCACCTCGGAGCTGGCGAGCACATGGCTGAACATCATGGGGTACTTGTCGATTTGGTAAAGGTCGCCCATGTCCAGCGGATTGCCGAGGCGGATGATGCCGGCGTTGGCGATCCCGGCCAGCTCGG contains these protein-coding regions:
- a CDS encoding cytochrome c3 family protein, which translates into the protein MRFNAVHGAILALCWTCIAALPVCATGGQGPEHVVIQSTIDKEKVAKPAYLPHHNHQWLECDGCHHSKGPGGKMEDYVAGQKIKQCETCHNSKAVMPEPIATLKRASHRLCMECHLQQDKDLARCGVCHTNK
- a CDS encoding C-GCAxxG-C-C family protein; this translates as MDSENEKRLKGVSRRQWLLGTGALATTAALAHLGGVLQPARAMGGNTEKWPWPYEKLDPMATAELAYKEWYRVYCGCAVISSVFTQLREKVGEPYVSFPIDAFVFLEGGVASWGTICGSNAGANIVANLIIGPRIAGADEGHLIGTDIMQWYCETALPVFKPKEPAFKGNIPQTISESPLCHVSVGKWMAVADKTVGSPERKDRCARVTASVAYHLVELLNDWKDGKYEEEGDWAPISDHGINAQPNCMECHGGGVPEAPRKKG
- the modC gene encoding molybdenum ABC transporter ATP-binding protein encodes the protein MHLDVSLRKQQGTFQFTAEFSLSGQRIGLFGPSGSGKSTLMHLLAGLLKPDSGSIHLDETVLFDSARGINLPPEQRRIGVVFQHAHLFPHMSVRRNLLYGWRRTPEAERHVEPEAIIEVLHLAHLLDRGVNLLSGGERQRVALGRTILSCPRLILMDEPLTGLDEELKFQIMPYLNSVFSRFDIPLLFISHSLLEMRLMTEQVLVVEQGEVKRQMATEELAQSAWAASRQGYVNLLRLGRPQPQGDLWAYQWGDVRLVLTEQGENEENVFELDAREILLFKRHPEATSARNLLPCTVRKLFTVGNRVRVELQCGSQTMTVQIVPESMRELALETGKEVVAVIKASAFRKLL
- the modB gene encoding molybdate ABC transporter permease subunit; translated protein: MFLQPSDLDAILLSFKVACTATLLSTPLGIGVAYLLVHTRIPGKAIIEGIVNLPLVLPPVVIGYLLLVLFGRRGWIGSWLMEYNIQIIFTLTGAIIASAVVGFPLLVRSIRLGMELVDPAYHRAARTLGASGWDAFFTVTLPLSGRAVFAGMTLMFARSLGEFGATIILAGNIPGVTQTIPLAIYEYTSTPGGDRMALSLCMVSIILSFIVLLASGAASKSLDKK
- the modA gene encoding molybdate ABC transporter substrate-binding protein translates to MKSLQAIVATIFTCLLSASLLQAAEEIRISVPASMTDAMKELAAQFGASGKHAQIVPNYGPSGTLAKQIVEGAPADIFISANQKWMTYLRDEKKIDPASEKILAANTLVFVGMKNPAVTTLADIVTLKQIAIGSPKSVPAGEYAAQAMEKAAIYKQLEEAQKLVMAKDVRQSLTYADRGETDGAFVYKTDALMAEKAVILFEVPQDLYERVTYPIALTADGAKKAEAKAFYTFLIGPEGLKVFLHYGFSAPK
- a CDS encoding TOBE domain-containing protein, producing MTTQPVSPASDSLFLQHILGSSNKKNPTVPLLEEIDRCGSINQAAKTVGISYKAAWEKIENLNNLSSEPLLRRQVGGSGGGGTVLTEAGHAFLQRARTLQREFTSFLNFFYFSPDEAFNTLKTLRRIEMKISARNVWLGNVAKIEKGAVNSVVTVALKEQDTIVSVITDNSVQRLGLEIGSEVLAIVKAPSVMLALEVDRNKISARNILEGTVNRIVPGVVNDEVIIDLAGGNTVTSILTSESVKRLGLKEGMPVAAVIKASDVLLAVA
- a CDS encoding DUF4424 family protein; the protein is MKHLIRLLLCCLLLAPAICRANDGFGGLSATGLHFHKNASVRMLAEDLFLSPGQVRVRSVFRNEGAMDVQGEVIFPLPPISLAALTDSGFALSEQQLARENVVDFIASVNGQRIPVQSDRIAVREPHFEAQRPLSAGYDTPGEDVTAVLKELGIPLSLNVTEVAAMIARLPQPSKDRLRAGKLADFFDGEPPRPAWSIIVRYHWPQVFPAGREITIDHRYAPAPPGGIFSWPKQERDLDPYQRELIQTYCIDDTTRKGLVKRLHHASAGELAGTGTALFLDYVLTTANTWHGPIGTFRLTIDKGSPDNILSLCMDGIRKTGPTTFVVEKTNFTPTEDLRLLIVSRLAQ
- a CDS encoding acetate--CoA ligase family protein gives rise to the protein MDHFFAPASLAVYGLSSKPGNTPRIIVDNCLRWGYRGRIFGVNPATDETDVGGIRVVRSAAELPVAPELAVVLIPARYVPAAVEDCGRAGITRLAVQSGGFNESSEGGMALAAQLRDAARRHGIRFVGPNGLTLADTASGLCLPFVPSFPVRHGTFSLITQSGGLGLFLWNLLESEQVGLAKFASIGNKLDLDECDVLEYLATDPSTRVIGLYLEQIGNGCRLVELAARIDKPVILYKANTTEAGSRAAMSHTASLAHDEAIIDTACARAGIIRIHHLHDFITTAKAFDLPPMRGKRIMVMSPAGGLGVAMADDCEQAGFAFADPGQAFYTELAGIANAGIIRLGNPLDMGDLYQIDKYPMMFSHVLASSEVDGAIYASQWPRMPAGGSDVFTAMFTTDISLELAGAMRSADKPLALVLYGDAPVIAALKARAPLPVFDGPEEAIRALRRQMDFHVHKAAGPLQSDTPPPWPRAEEARVWLNARAGLVGEEGLELLGLYDVPSPPALVARTAEEAEALAERIGCPVVLKVVSPAAIHKTEVGGVLVGIGSPEEARRGFTRIKDNLARHCPGAELAGVRVMAMAPAGLDFFIGGLRDPSFGPVVLFGSGGILVELFQDVERVLCPTSTAEIRAKLERLKAGRILAGMRGQPPIDPEPFIQAVGNVARLLVDCPRIAELDVNPVRILPTGALLALDARMRVLPPPSP